The following are from one region of the Channa argus isolate prfri chromosome 6, Channa argus male v1.0, whole genome shotgun sequence genome:
- the hmgn1a gene encoding non-histone chromosomal protein HMG-14A-like, protein MGRKKATSDADASTEPRRKSQRLSDKETQPKPQPEKTKAPPKNKKVKETAKAKLEEKKEEPQAEKGAPAENGEARTDEAAAGDEANAKEGKKDEDKAAE, encoded by the exons GCTACTAGTGATGCAGATGCAAGCACAGAG CCCCGGAGGAAGTCCCAGAGGTTGTCAGAC AAAGAGACACAGCCAAAACCACAGCCAGAAAAGACAAAG gCTCCTCCTaagaataaaaaagtgaaagagacaGCAAAGGCAAAGCtggaggaaaagaaggaagaacCTCAGGCAGAGAAAGGGGCTCCTGCAGAAAACGGGGAGGCAAGAACTGATGAG GCTGCAGCAGGAGATGAGGCCAACGCAAAGGAGGGCAAAAAAGATGAGGATAAAGCAGCAGAGTAG